The proteins below come from a single Deltaproteobacteria bacterium genomic window:
- a CDS encoding MFS transporter, with product MSLPPSTGPALPRRREILALLFALAFLNYLDRNLLFPLLSLIGRDLHLSEAQQGMLATGFHVVYAASAPLLGFFADRLSRRQILLASLLGWSTVTALSGAAVGFYSLLLLRSLTGLGEGGYFPTALSLIGDLYGPHERGRVIALHGVCATLGGSAGYALGGVLGAHLGWRLPFLLTVAPGLLLALLVWRRLEEPPRGSATTGASATEPSTSPATALRRPYLAIVASPAVLLMALAAASAAFAMNALNTFFPSYLEEAHRFSVASAGTLTGVFFAATLIGQLVGGASSDLLARRSRVARPLLVGAAYALSAVGVAALAGTPSVGLALGAYGLTQAGRGFAEPNIFGSVLDALPAGERGTAQGFLLMLTFAGASASPPLVGHLKRRGGYPLAFGCAAVAAALTSVLAFALAAWRRAGRPVEQGGSST from the coding sequence ATGAGCCTTCCCCCTTCCACCGGGCCTGCCCTCCCGCGGCGTCGAGAGATCCTCGCGCTCCTCTTCGCGCTCGCCTTTCTCAACTACCTCGACCGGAACCTGCTCTTCCCGCTCCTGAGCCTCATCGGACGCGACCTCCACCTCTCCGAGGCGCAGCAGGGGATGCTCGCCACCGGCTTTCACGTGGTCTACGCCGCGTCGGCGCCGCTCCTCGGCTTCTTCGCCGACCGCCTGAGCCGACGGCAGATCCTGCTCGCCTCCCTCCTTGGCTGGAGCACCGTCACCGCGCTCTCGGGCGCCGCCGTCGGCTTCTACTCCCTGCTGCTCCTGCGCTCCCTCACCGGCCTCGGTGAGGGCGGCTACTTCCCCACCGCGCTCTCGCTCATCGGGGACCTCTACGGACCGCACGAGCGCGGCCGCGTGATCGCCCTCCACGGCGTCTGCGCCACGCTCGGCGGCTCCGCGGGCTACGCGCTGGGCGGCGTGCTCGGCGCCCACCTCGGCTGGCGGCTCCCCTTTCTGCTCACCGTGGCCCCGGGGCTCCTCCTCGCACTCCTCGTCTGGCGCCGCCTCGAGGAGCCACCGCGCGGGAGCGCGACCACGGGCGCGAGCGCGACGGAGCCATCGACCTCGCCCGCCACCGCCCTCCGGCGCCCTTACCTCGCGATCGTCGCCTCCCCCGCGGTCTTGCTGATGGCGCTCGCGGCGGCCAGCGCGGCCTTCGCCATGAACGCACTGAACACCTTCTTTCCGAGCTACCTCGAGGAGGCGCACCGCTTCTCGGTCGCTTCCGCCGGCACGCTCACCGGCGTCTTCTTCGCCGCGACCCTCATCGGACAGCTCGTGGGGGGTGCGAGCTCGGACCTCCTCGCGCGACGTAGCCGCGTGGCGCGTCCCCTCCTCGTCGGCGCGGCGTACGCCCTGTCGGCGGTCGGTGTGGCGGCCCTGGCCGGGACGCCGTCGGTCGGTCTCGCGCTCGGCGCCTACGGCCTCACCCAGGCCGGGCGCGGCTTTGCCGAGCCGAACATCTTCGGCTCCGTGCTCGACGCGCTTCCCGCGGGCGAGCGTGGGACCGCGCAGGGCTTCCTCCTCATGCTCACCTTCGCCGGCGCGTCCGCCTCCCCGCCGCTCGTGGGGCACCTCAAGCGACGCGGAGGCTATCCCCTCGCCTTCGGCTGCGCCGCGGTCGCGGCCGCCCTGACCTCCGTGCTCGCCTTCGCGCTTGCCGCGTGGCGACGCGCGGGACGCCCCGTCGAGCAAGGAGGTTCCTCCACATGA
- a CDS encoding sugar phosphorylase, whose product MTPSTERPTTERLSTEARLDAELRALYGEARGPELHARLRSLMATWQPRLPAGARPAGRRRFSSGDSVLITYADQLRAPGEAPLRTLAGFCQEHLSGLVSAVHLLPFYPSSSDDGFSVMDYRAVDPAHGSWEDVAALGQRFELMFDAVVNHASAQGSWCRAFLAGERRYADFFRTATDDEDLSQVFRPRTSPLLTTFPSARGPLRLWTTFSADQVDLDLRNPAVLAEIVDVLLEYVAHGASLLRLDAIAFLWKRAGTTCLHLPETHGVIRVLRLILDEVAPHVALITETNVPHRENVSYFGDGHGEAQLVYNFALPPLVLHTLRTGRASELSSWAAGLELPSREVTFFNFLASHDGIGVTPVRDLLPAADVAALAAQVRAHGGEVSARSLPDGTESPYELNASFWDALNDPRASEPLDRQVARFSLAQAILLALRGVPALYFHSLVGSRGWPEGVARTGHKRTINREKLERGPLEQELSDPASRRAQVFSRLARLLRARASSSAFDPVGEQTVPALGDGVFALLRRAADGGPSALLLHEVSGAPHDVRLPELLDALGLPARGPAPRCFDLLDGGRPLDLAQPLGLSPYDVRWLVTAPPPRSVATDG is encoded by the coding sequence ATGACGCCCTCGACCGAACGCCCCACGACCGAGCGCCTTTCGACGGAAGCGCGCCTCGACGCCGAGCTCCGCGCGCTCTACGGCGAGGCGCGGGGCCCGGAGCTCCACGCGCGGCTGCGCTCGCTCATGGCGACCTGGCAACCGCGTCTGCCCGCGGGTGCGCGTCCCGCCGGCCGCCGGCGCTTCAGCTCCGGCGACAGCGTGCTCATCACCTACGCCGATCAGCTCCGCGCCCCGGGCGAGGCGCCCCTTCGCACGCTGGCCGGCTTCTGCCAGGAGCACCTCTCGGGCCTCGTGAGCGCCGTCCACCTGCTGCCCTTCTACCCCTCGAGCTCCGACGACGGCTTCTCGGTGATGGACTACCGCGCCGTGGACCCGGCCCACGGTAGCTGGGAGGACGTCGCCGCGCTCGGTCAGCGCTTCGAGCTCATGTTCGACGCGGTGGTGAACCACGCCTCGGCCCAGGGCAGCTGGTGCCGGGCCTTCCTCGCCGGCGAGCGGCGCTACGCCGACTTCTTCCGGACCGCGACCGACGACGAAGACCTATCCCAGGTCTTCCGCCCGCGCACGAGCCCGCTGCTCACCACGTTCCCCTCCGCGCGGGGCCCGCTCCGCCTGTGGACCACCTTCAGCGCCGATCAGGTGGACCTCGACCTCCGCAACCCGGCCGTCCTCGCCGAGATCGTGGACGTGCTCCTCGAGTACGTGGCCCACGGCGCCTCGCTCCTGCGCCTCGACGCCATCGCCTTCCTCTGGAAGCGCGCCGGGACGACCTGCCTCCACCTCCCCGAGACGCACGGCGTGATCCGGGTCCTGCGGCTCATCCTCGACGAGGTCGCTCCGCACGTCGCGCTGATCACCGAGACCAACGTGCCCCACCGCGAGAACGTCTCCTACTTCGGCGACGGCCACGGCGAAGCGCAGCTGGTCTACAACTTCGCGCTGCCGCCGCTCGTGCTCCACACGCTGCGCACCGGCCGCGCCTCCGAGCTTTCCTCCTGGGCCGCGGGGCTCGAGCTCCCCTCGCGCGAGGTGACCTTCTTCAACTTCCTCGCCTCGCACGACGGCATCGGCGTGACCCCCGTGCGGGACCTTCTCCCGGCGGCCGACGTCGCCGCGCTCGCCGCGCAGGTGCGGGCTCACGGAGGCGAGGTCTCCGCGCGGAGTCTTCCCGACGGCACCGAGAGCCCCTACGAGCTGAACGCGAGCTTCTGGGACGCGCTGAACGATCCGCGTGCAAGCGAGCCGCTCGACCGACAGGTCGCCCGCTTCTCCCTCGCGCAGGCCATCCTCCTCGCGCTGCGCGGCGTGCCGGCCCTCTATTTCCACAGTCTCGTCGGGTCGCGCGGCTGGCCGGAAGGGGTCGCGCGCACGGGACACAAGCGCACCATCAACCGCGAGAAGCTCGAGCGCGGGCCCCTCGAGCAGGAGCTCTCGGATCCCGCCTCCCGCCGCGCCCAGGTCTTCTCGCGCCTCGCGCGCCTGCTGCGGGCTCGCGCCTCCTCGAGCGCCTTCGATCCGGTCGGCGAGCAGACGGTGCCGGCGCTCGGGGACGGGGTCTTCGCCCTCCTTCGCCGCGCGGCCGACGGCGGGCCGAGCGCGCTCCTCCTCCACGAGGTGAGCGGCGCGCCCCACGACGTCCGGCTTCCTGAGTTGCTCGACGCTCTCGGTCTGCCGGCCCGGGGCCCCGCGCCGAGGTGTTTCGACCTGCTCGACGGCGGTCGCCCCTTGGACCTCGCTCAGCCGCTCGGGCTCTCCCCTTACGACGTCCGCTGGCTCGTCACCGCGCCCCCCCCGCGCAGCGTGGCGACTGACGGCTAG
- a CDS encoding FadR family transcriptional regulator, whose product MATMEKIQSRQKVAEEVADHLRDSILKGQYQAGDKLPPERALAQQLGVNRASLREALKSLEHGGLVRIRQGDGTRVLDFLHTAGLDLLTYLAPLPSGGVKVVKDILEFRQILGRELARLAAERATEDQLESLRAIAARRPTDPVGVLHQDIDFYCELSRVGGNLVFTLLLNSVRALVNQFSGLLTDVNAAPEQIWRHQEQIVAAVAKGDGQGAWSAADQQLQRGKEHLLAKWGPVPEVRVAMPPHETAG is encoded by the coding sequence GTGGCGACTATGGAAAAAATACAATCACGTCAGAAGGTCGCAGAAGAAGTTGCAGATCACCTTCGGGACTCGATCCTGAAGGGACAGTACCAGGCGGGGGACAAGCTCCCGCCGGAGCGGGCCCTGGCCCAGCAGCTCGGCGTGAACCGGGCGTCGCTGCGCGAGGCGCTCAAGTCGCTCGAACACGGGGGACTGGTTCGCATTCGCCAGGGAGACGGGACGCGCGTTCTGGACTTCTTGCACACCGCGGGCCTCGATCTCCTGACCTACCTCGCGCCTCTGCCCTCCGGCGGGGTCAAGGTAGTGAAGGATATCCTCGAGTTCAGGCAGATCTTAGGGCGCGAGCTGGCCCGTCTGGCGGCCGAACGGGCGACCGAGGATCAGCTGGAGAGCCTTCGCGCCATCGCCGCGCGGCGGCCGACGGACCCGGTCGGCGTGCTCCACCAGGACATCGACTTCTACTGCGAGCTGAGCCGCGTGGGGGGCAACCTGGTCTTCACGCTGCTCCTGAACTCCGTGCGCGCGCTCGTGAACCAGTTCAGCGGTCTGCTCACGGACGTGAACGCCGCTCCCGAGCAGATCTGGCGCCACCAGGAACAGATCGTCGCCGCGGTGGCGAAGGGCGACGGCCAGGGGGCCTGGTCGGCTGCGGACCAGCAGCTCCAGCGTGGCAAGGAGCACCTGCTCGCCAAGTGGGGACCTGTCCCCGAGGTGCGGGTCGCGATGCCGCCTCACGAGACGGCTGGATGA
- the gatC gene encoding Asp-tRNA(Asn)/Glu-tRNA(Gln) amidotransferase subunit GatC has protein sequence MSLSPEQVRKVAALARLALTEEELATFTGQLGSLLDYFRELDELEVSGVQPTSHVVPLLCPEREDAVRESLARSAVMGQAPQGADEYFLVPKVLD, from the coding sequence ATGAGCCTCTCCCCCGAGCAGGTGCGGAAGGTCGCGGCACTCGCGCGGCTCGCCCTGACCGAGGAGGAGCTCGCGACGTTCACCGGCCAGCTGGGTTCGCTCCTCGACTACTTCCGAGAGCTCGACGAGCTGGAGGTGTCGGGGGTGCAGCCGACGTCCCATGTCGTGCCGCTCCTCTGTCCCGAGCGCGAGGATGCCGTGCGTGAGTCCCTCGCGCGCAGCGCCGTGATGGGCCAAGCGCCCCAGGGCGCGGACGAGTACTTCCTCGTGCCCAAGGTCTTGGACTAA
- the rpmA gene encoding 50S ribosomal protein L27, whose amino-acid sequence MAHKKGQGSSRNGRDSQSQRRGIKRFGGEQVRAGNILVRQVGTVVHAGRNVGVGKDFTLFALIDGVVKYDRTVGHRSRVSVLPGAEQPAQS is encoded by the coding sequence ATGGCACATAAAAAAGGTCAGGGTAGCTCTCGCAACGGACGCGACTCGCAATCGCAGCGGCGCGGGATCAAGCGCTTCGGCGGAGAACAGGTGCGCGCCGGCAACATCCTCGTTCGTCAGGTGGGCACGGTCGTGCACGCCGGTCGCAACGTGGGGGTGGGCAAGGACTTCACGCTCTTCGCGCTCATCGACGGCGTCGTGAAATACGACCGCACCGTGGGTCATCGCAGCCGCGTGTCCGTGCTGCCCGGCGCGGAGCAGCCCGCGCAGTCGTAG
- the mtnA gene encoding S-methyl-5-thioribose-1-phosphate isomerase, whose translation MPTAIHRALWDEVQSPLFWDDGRVVLLDQRRLPLEEVWLAYDDADGVAGAIREMVVRGAPAIGCAAAMGLAASARSALPDDVGRFRAGFSALCERMARARPTAVNLMWAVARQQRVAEAALASGGVAEARHLLEREALAITREDLEACRVMGRHGAELIPEGAGVLTHCNAGALATAGYGTALGVIRAAVAAGKRLRVFADETRPYLQGARLTAWELQRDGIDVTLICDNMAADLMRRGEIQCCVVGADRVTRNGDVANKIGTYGVAVLAHHHELPFYVAAPRSTIDLTLTSGEQIPIEERPADEVTHVGSVRIAPEHVKVRYPAFDVTPARLIRALVTEAGVALPPEVASIQALFA comes from the coding sequence ATGCCGACGGCGATTCATCGCGCGCTCTGGGACGAGGTACAGAGCCCCCTCTTCTGGGATGACGGGCGCGTCGTGCTGCTCGATCAGCGGCGCCTGCCGCTCGAGGAGGTCTGGCTCGCCTATGACGACGCGGACGGGGTCGCGGGCGCCATCCGGGAGATGGTCGTCCGCGGCGCGCCCGCCATCGGCTGCGCGGCGGCGATGGGACTCGCAGCGTCCGCACGCTCGGCGCTCCCCGACGACGTAGGTCGCTTCCGCGCAGGGTTTTCCGCCCTCTGCGAGCGGATGGCCCGCGCGAGACCCACGGCCGTGAACCTGATGTGGGCCGTGGCGCGCCAGCAGCGGGTCGCCGAGGCCGCGCTCGCGTCGGGCGGCGTGGCCGAGGCGCGGCACTTGCTCGAGCGCGAGGCGCTGGCCATCACGCGCGAGGACCTCGAAGCCTGCCGGGTGATGGGACGCCACGGTGCGGAGCTGATTCCCGAGGGTGCCGGCGTACTCACGCACTGCAACGCGGGGGCGCTCGCGACGGCGGGCTACGGCACGGCCCTCGGCGTGATTCGCGCGGCGGTCGCGGCGGGCAAGCGCCTGCGGGTGTTCGCCGACGAGACGCGGCCCTACCTGCAAGGGGCGCGTCTGACCGCGTGGGAGCTGCAGCGCGACGGCATCGACGTCACCCTCATCTGCGACAACATGGCGGCCGACCTGATGCGGCGAGGAGAGATCCAGTGCTGCGTCGTGGGTGCGGACCGCGTGACGCGCAACGGGGACGTGGCGAACAAGATCGGCACCTACGGGGTGGCCGTGCTGGCCCACCATCACGAGCTCCCGTTCTACGTGGCTGCTCCGCGCTCGACGATCGACCTCACGCTGACGAGCGGCGAGCAGATCCCGATCGAGGAGCGCCCGGCCGACGAGGTCACGCACGTGGGGTCGGTTCGCATCGCGCCCGAGCACGTGAAGGTGCGTTACCCCGCCTTCGACGTGACGCCTGCCCGGCTCATCCGGGCTCTCGTCACGGAGGCCGGCGTGGCGCTCCCCCCCGAGGTCGCGAGCATCCAGGCGTTGTTCGCGTAA
- the rplU gene encoding 50S ribosomal protein L21 yields the protein MYAVVKTGGKQYRVTEGDTLKVEKLPGEPGQPVVLDQVLLLVNGEQMSLGRPLVAGAQVTAEILEQDRHRKVIIYKYRRRKRYRRKNGHRQPYTALRITGIQGSV from the coding sequence ATGTACGCTGTGGTGAAGACAGGCGGCAAGCAGTACCGCGTGACCGAGGGCGACACCCTCAAGGTCGAAAAGCTCCCGGGAGAGCCCGGCCAGCCCGTGGTGCTCGATCAAGTGCTGCTCCTCGTGAACGGGGAGCAGATGTCCCTCGGCCGGCCGCTCGTGGCGGGGGCGCAGGTGACCGCGGAGATCCTCGAGCAGGATCGCCACCGCAAGGTCATCATTTACAAGTACCGTCGGCGGAAGCGGTATCGGCGAAAGAATGGGCATCGGCAGCCCTACACCGCGCTGCGGATCACCGGCATTCAAGGATCCGTCTGA
- the gatB gene encoding Asp-tRNA(Asn)/Glu-tRNA(Gln) amidotransferase subunit GatB, with protein MSPDFEPVIGLEVHVQLSTASKLFCGCSATFGAAPNTQICAVCTGQPGVLPVLNRTAVDYALKMALATGCSIRRRSRFARKNYFYPDLPKGYQISQYDEPIAEGGSLEFWWNEALHRVGLTRIHLEEDAGKNLHLPQAKASMVDLNRAGVPLIEVVSEPEVRSPEEAAEYMRALRAIVRALDICDGNLEQGSLRCDANVSLRPRGSQRLGTKVEVKNLNSFRFVQKALEFEIERQGALLRRGETIVQETRLWNADRGVTESMRSKEEAHDYRYFPEPDLPPLAVDDARIEALRDALPELPLRRRRRFVEELELSEYDAAELTRERELADYFEQAVAAGAQPKRAANWMLTELLSRVADARAVTSAPVTPAALAELLGLVASGAVSGKLAKEIWPRMWMTGRSAREIAEADNLFQQSDTSAIECVVRGILEANAEKVADYRAGKTKLYGFFVGQVMQATKGKANPQLVNDLLKRALEG; from the coding sequence ATGAGTCCGGACTTCGAACCGGTCATCGGCCTCGAGGTGCACGTGCAGCTCAGCACCGCGAGCAAGCTCTTCTGCGGCTGCAGCGCGACCTTCGGCGCCGCGCCGAACACGCAGATCTGCGCCGTGTGCACCGGGCAGCCCGGCGTGCTCCCCGTGCTCAACCGCACCGCCGTGGACTACGCCCTCAAGATGGCCCTCGCCACCGGGTGCAGTATTCGTCGGCGCAGCCGCTTCGCCCGAAAGAACTACTTCTATCCCGACCTGCCGAAGGGCTATCAGATCTCGCAGTACGACGAGCCGATCGCCGAAGGTGGCAGCCTCGAGTTCTGGTGGAACGAGGCGCTCCATCGCGTCGGGTTGACGCGGATCCACCTCGAAGAGGACGCGGGGAAAAACCTCCACCTGCCGCAGGCCAAGGCCTCGATGGTGGACCTCAACCGCGCCGGAGTACCGCTCATCGAGGTCGTGTCGGAGCCCGAGGTGCGCAGCCCCGAGGAGGCGGCCGAGTACATGCGAGCCCTGCGCGCCATCGTCCGCGCGCTCGACATCTGCGACGGGAATCTCGAACAGGGGTCGCTGCGCTGCGACGCGAACGTGTCGCTGCGTCCCCGTGGGAGCCAGCGGCTGGGCACCAAGGTCGAGGTGAAGAACCTCAACTCCTTTCGCTTCGTGCAGAAGGCGCTGGAGTTCGAGATCGAGCGGCAGGGGGCGCTCCTGCGGCGCGGCGAGACGATCGTGCAGGAGACGCGGCTCTGGAACGCGGACCGCGGCGTCACCGAGAGCATGCGTTCGAAGGAGGAGGCGCACGACTACCGTTACTTCCCCGAGCCGGACCTCCCCCCCCTCGCCGTCGACGACGCGCGCATCGAGGCGCTCCGCGATGCGCTCCCCGAGCTACCCCTCCGGCGACGCCGGCGCTTCGTCGAAGAGCTCGAGCTTTCCGAGTACGACGCGGCCGAGCTGACCCGCGAGCGCGAGCTGGCCGACTACTTCGAGCAGGCCGTCGCCGCTGGCGCGCAGCCGAAGCGCGCCGCCAACTGGATGCTCACCGAGCTGCTCTCGCGCGTGGCCGACGCGCGGGCGGTCACGAGCGCGCCCGTTACGCCCGCGGCGCTCGCCGAGTTGCTCGGCCTCGTCGCGTCCGGGGCGGTGAGCGGCAAGCTGGCCAAGGAGATCTGGCCGCGCATGTGGATGACGGGGCGCTCGGCGAGGGAGATCGCGGAGGCGGATAACCTCTTCCAGCAGAGCGACACCTCGGCCATCGAGTGCGTGGTGCGAGGGATCCTCGAGGCCAACGCGGAAAAGGTGGCCGACTACCGCGCGGGAAAGACGAAGCTCTACGGCTTCTTCGTGGGGCAGGTGATGCAAGCGACCAAGGGCAAGGCCAATCCGCAGCTCGTGAACGACCTCCTCAAGCGAGCTCTGGAGGGTTAG
- the gatA gene encoding Asp-tRNA(Asn)/Glu-tRNA(Gln) amidotransferase subunit GatA: protein MDILTTTAAQLATRVKAGEVSAREVTQAYLARIDALDPQLGTFLTVDREGALAAANAVDRALADGRDPGPLAGVPVALKDIFVTAGVRTTCGSRILERWLPPFDGTPTARLKAAGAVLLGKLNMDEFAMGSSNENSAFGAVKNPWDLARVPGGSSGGSAAAVAARLCAAALGTDTGGSIRQPAAHCGVVGIKPTYGRVSRYGVIAFASSLDQVGPLATNVEDAALLLEAIAGVDPLDATSVPAPVGAYRAACRRELRGLRIGVPKEYFIDGLDPEVERAVKAALATLEAQGAHVVEVTLPHTRYAIATYYLICTAEASSNLARYDGVRYGLRAADPESLVDLYERTRQQGFGPEVKRRIMLGTFALSAGYYEAYYAKAQKVRTLIRGDFAAAFERCDVIATPTSPVPAFRLGERVSDPLQMYLADIFTISCNLAGLPGLSLGCGFTRENLPIGLQLLGPALGEEAVFTVAAAYERATDWHTRVPPIAVAEVP, encoded by the coding sequence ATGGACATCCTGACGACCACGGCTGCCCAGCTCGCGACGCGCGTGAAGGCGGGGGAGGTGAGCGCGCGCGAGGTGACGCAGGCATATCTCGCCCGCATCGACGCGCTCGACCCACAGCTCGGCACGTTTCTCACGGTGGACCGCGAGGGAGCGCTCGCCGCGGCCAACGCCGTGGACCGCGCGCTCGCCGACGGCCGGGATCCCGGGCCGCTCGCGGGCGTCCCCGTGGCGCTGAAGGACATCTTCGTGACCGCGGGGGTCCGCACCACCTGCGGGTCCCGGATCCTCGAGCGCTGGCTTCCTCCCTTCGATGGCACCCCCACGGCCCGTCTCAAGGCTGCCGGCGCGGTGCTCCTCGGCAAGCTGAACATGGACGAGTTCGCCATGGGCAGCTCGAACGAGAATTCGGCCTTCGGGGCGGTGAAGAACCCCTGGGACCTGGCGCGCGTGCCCGGCGGCTCCTCCGGCGGGTCGGCCGCGGCCGTCGCAGCGCGCCTCTGCGCCGCCGCCCTCGGCACCGACACGGGGGGCTCGATCCGTCAGCCCGCGGCGCACTGCGGAGTGGTGGGGATCAAGCCGACCTACGGGCGCGTCAGCCGCTACGGCGTGATCGCCTTCGCCTCCAGCCTCGATCAGGTGGGCCCGCTCGCCACCAACGTCGAGGACGCGGCGCTCTTGCTCGAGGCGATCGCGGGGGTCGATCCCCTGGATGCCACGAGCGTCCCGGCGCCGGTCGGGGCCTACCGCGCCGCCTGCCGCCGCGAGCTTCGCGGCCTGCGCATCGGGGTGCCGAAGGAGTATTTCATCGACGGGCTCGACCCCGAGGTGGAGCGCGCGGTGAAGGCCGCGCTCGCCACGCTCGAAGCCCAGGGGGCGCACGTGGTCGAGGTGACGCTGCCGCACACGCGCTACGCCATCGCGACCTACTACCTGATCTGCACCGCCGAGGCCTCCTCGAACCTCGCGCGCTACGACGGTGTGCGCTACGGTCTCCGTGCCGCGGACCCCGAGAGCTTGGTCGACCTCTACGAGCGCACGCGGCAGCAGGGCTTCGGCCCCGAGGTCAAGCGCCGCATCATGCTCGGGACCTTCGCCCTCTCCGCCGGCTACTACGAGGCCTACTACGCCAAGGCCCAGAAGGTGCGCACCCTCATCCGCGGGGACTTCGCCGCGGCCTTCGAACGCTGCGACGTGATCGCGACCCCCACCTCGCCCGTCCCCGCCTTCCGGCTGGGCGAGCGGGTGAGCGATCCCCTGCAGATGTACCTGGCCGACATCTTCACCATCTCGTGCAACCTGGCGGGGCTCCCCGGGCTCTCGCTCGGTTGCGGCTTCACCCGCGAGAACCTGCCCATCGGGCTCCAGCTCCTCGGGCCGGCGCTGGGCGAGGAGGCCGTCTTCACCGTCGCTGCGGCCTACGAGCGGGCCACCGACTGGCACACGCGCGTGCCCCCCATCGCCGTCGCCGAGGTGCCGTGA